In Pseudomonas hamedanensis, a single window of DNA contains:
- a CDS encoding D-mannose isomerase — MDTFHPGFSSWLNAPAHQQWLAAEGLRLLDFAKASKLPEGFGNLDERGHLPVNAQAETMNTARMTHSFAMAHIQGLPGFAELVDHGIAALRGPLRDALHGGWFAAAGHRDDNTGKNAYLHAFVALAASSAVVAQRPGAQALLDDAIDIIDRYFWSEEEGAMREFFNRDWSEEEAYRGANSNMHATEAFLALADVTEDPRWLIRAQRIVERVIHGHAAANGYRVIEHFDRDWQPLRDYNHANPADGFRPYGTTPGHGFEWARLLLHLEAARVQAGMLTPGWLATDAQKLFENNCRHGWDVDGAPGIVYTLDWDNQAVVRHRLHWTHAEASAAASALLKRTGEAQYETWYRLFWEFCETHFIDRCDGSWHHELSPQNLPSADIWLGKPDLYHAWQAVLIPRLPLAPSMATALAQVSRPAPV, encoded by the coding sequence ATGGACACCTTTCATCCAGGCTTCAGCAGTTGGCTGAACGCCCCTGCCCATCAGCAATGGCTCGCCGCCGAAGGCCTGCGCCTGCTGGATTTCGCCAAAGCCTCGAAGCTGCCTGAAGGCTTCGGCAATCTCGACGAGCGCGGCCACCTGCCGGTGAACGCCCAAGCTGAAACCATGAACACCGCGCGCATGACCCACAGTTTCGCCATGGCCCACATTCAGGGCCTGCCGGGGTTTGCCGAACTGGTCGATCACGGCATCGCCGCCCTGCGCGGGCCGTTGCGCGATGCGCTGCACGGCGGCTGGTTTGCGGCCGCCGGGCACCGTGACGACAACACCGGCAAAAACGCCTACCTGCACGCCTTCGTCGCGCTGGCCGCCAGCTCTGCGGTGGTCGCGCAACGGCCCGGCGCACAGGCCCTGCTTGATGATGCGATCGACATCATCGACAGGTATTTCTGGAGCGAAGAAGAGGGCGCGATGCGCGAGTTCTTCAATCGCGACTGGAGTGAAGAAGAAGCCTATCGCGGCGCCAACAGCAACATGCACGCGACCGAAGCGTTCCTTGCGCTGGCCGATGTCACTGAAGACCCGCGCTGGCTGATCCGTGCGCAACGCATCGTCGAGCGAGTGATCCACGGTCACGCCGCTGCCAACGGGTACAGGGTTATCGAACATTTCGATCGAGACTGGCAACCGCTGCGCGACTACAACCACGCCAATCCCGCCGATGGTTTCCGCCCTTACGGCACCACCCCGGGCCACGGGTTCGAGTGGGCGCGGCTGTTGTTGCACCTGGAAGCCGCGCGGGTCCAGGCCGGCATGCTCACACCGGGCTGGCTGGCAACCGATGCGCAAAAGCTGTTCGAGAACAACTGCCGCCACGGCTGGGATGTCGACGGTGCGCCGGGCATCGTCTACACCCTCGACTGGGACAACCAGGCGGTCGTCCGTCATCGCCTGCACTGGACGCACGCCGAAGCAAGTGCCGCCGCCAGTGCCCTGCTCAAACGCACGGGCGAGGCGCAATACGAAACCTGGTACCGACTGTTCTGGGAATTCTGCGAGACGCATTTCATCGACCGCTGCGACGGCAGCTGGCATCACGAACTCAGTCCACAGAACCTGCCCAGCGCCGATATCTGGCTGGGCAAGCCCGATCTGTATCACGCCTGGCAAGCCGTACTGATCCCTCGATTACCGTTGGCGCCGAGCATGGCCACGGCTTTGGCGCAGGTGTCTCGGCCTGCTCCTGTGTAA
- a CDS encoding ABC transporter substrate-binding protein, which yields MNAISRLATVISVASLFPLAILPLSVSAAESKGSVEVVHWWTSGGEKAAVDVLKAQVEKDGFTWKDGAVAGGGGATAMTVLKSRAVAGNPPGVAQIKGPDIQEWASTGLLDTDVLEDVAKSEKWDSLLDKKVSDTVKYDGDYVAVPVNIHRVNWLWINPEVFKKAGITKNPTTLEEFYAAGDKLKAAGFIPLAHGGQPWQDSTVFEAVVLSVMGVDGYKKALVDLDNSALTGPEMVKALTELKKVATYMDADGKGQDWNLEAAKVINGKAGMQIMGDWAKSEWTAAKKVAGKDYECVAFPGTDKAFTYNIDSLAVFKQKDAGTAAGQQDIAKVVLGENFQKVFSINKGSIPVRNDMLNNMDKLGFDSCAQTAAKDFLADAKSGGLQPSMAHNMATTLAVQGAFFDVVTNYINDPKADPADTAKKLGAAIKSAK from the coding sequence ATGAATGCGATTTCTCGCCTCGCTACTGTCATTTCTGTCGCCTCCCTGTTCCCGCTCGCAATCCTGCCGCTCAGTGTCTCCGCTGCCGAATCCAAAGGTTCGGTCGAAGTCGTGCACTGGTGGACTTCCGGTGGCGAAAAAGCCGCCGTCGATGTGCTCAAGGCTCAAGTCGAAAAAGACGGTTTCACCTGGAAAGACGGCGCTGTCGCCGGCGGTGGCGGTGCGACTGCCATGACCGTGTTGAAAAGCCGTGCCGTGGCCGGCAATCCACCGGGCGTCGCCCAGATCAAAGGCCCGGACATTCAGGAATGGGCATCGACCGGTCTGCTCGACACCGACGTGCTGGAAGACGTCGCCAAGTCGGAAAAGTGGGACAGCCTGCTCGACAAGAAAGTCTCCGATACCGTGAAGTACGACGGTGATTACGTGGCCGTGCCGGTGAACATCCACCGCGTGAACTGGCTGTGGATCAACCCGGAAGTCTTCAAGAAAGCCGGCATCACCAAGAATCCAACCACCCTTGAAGAGTTCTACGCCGCCGGCGACAAGCTGAAGGCGGCAGGCTTCATTCCGCTGGCTCACGGCGGTCAGCCTTGGCAGGACAGCACCGTGTTCGAAGCCGTGGTGCTCTCGGTCATGGGTGTGGATGGCTACAAGAAAGCCCTGGTCGACCTGGACAATAGCGCGCTGACCGGCCCTGAGATGGTCAAGGCACTGACCGAACTGAAGAAAGTCGCGACCTACATGGACGCTGACGGCAAAGGCCAGGACTGGAACCTGGAAGCGGCCAAGGTCATCAACGGCAAGGCCGGCATGCAGATCATGGGTGACTGGGCCAAATCCGAATGGACCGCCGCCAAGAAAGTCGCCGGCAAGGACTACGAGTGCGTGGCCTTCCCGGGCACTGACAAGGCGTTCACCTACAACATCGACTCGCTGGCCGTGTTCAAGCAGAAGGACGCAGGCACTGCGGCCGGTCAGCAGGACATCGCCAAAGTCGTGCTGGGTGAAAACTTCCAGAAAGTCTTCAGCATCAACAAAGGCTCGATTCCGGTACGCAACGACATGTTGAACAACATGGACAAGCTCGGCTTTGACTCCTGCGCCCAGACCGCGGCCAAGGATTTCCTCGCGGACGCCAAGTCCGGCGGCCTGCAACCAAGCATGGCGCACAACATGGCGACCACGCTGGCCGTGCAGGGCGCATTCTTTGATGTCGTGACCAACTACATCAACGACCCGAAAGCCGACCCGGCCGACACCGCCAAGAAACTCGGCGCGGCGATCAAGTCGGCCAAGTAA